The following proteins are encoded in a genomic region of Bernardetia sp. MNP-M8:
- a CDS encoding translocation/assembly module TamB domain-containing protein, whose amino-acid sequence MQKLKKIYHNLAVYLRWFMIRVGRTIRFSLKLMVGILLFLLFLTLIGQYSGTQTWAAKIGATYLSERLGFPITIERLYFSDIDKVTLIGLRVIDHTDRLFIDSDTLNADLGWRAIFGGEVIQIDNVELRGTQFNMTMNPATESWNINELVRAISALSSTSDTTQKTKDIPFKISKASLHNVQFSLHNPTRDSLETGLFDYNHFTISNIYGELDYFRLFKDTVELNVRKGSLIEPFVDFPVSNLDVFFRYTNNSLEFLNLDAQIGNSHLKDTLIFRYDSTAYLSENFIEKVDIYANLKNAQLDFADLARFAPSLKKYKERVVATGLVRGTVDDLRSKDLRIDFANQSFVDGKFAIRGLPDYESSFLDLRFKDARLTISDIKQYLSPSDYQTILPLGMVNFSGEFLGFPSDFVANGKFKTSIGNAVTDIHLNTTNKTYEGKLNLVRFQAGKMAKSDFLGQITAKGQINGKGFTKEEADLEVKAAVDSITLKNKFKYYSYKNIIVDGRLKYPSFTGEMTINDANLVADMRGKIDLQDSVINGRIRIIKSDLQNLGVSKKIANLQGNGNFNLKGLTLNSITGTAEIRQAQIDYNKNKLALSVISLNSTLQNGFRDIHLESDYVDLDIKGEFQLQDAIDDAISTFEEYQLEFLNDSASQVAYYDKKKEKVEKNPAEKIPYKIDYSIDVKKINPLVQLFEPKFYIASDSKFDGIFERDIEKNQVKFTLDSYIDSLSYQDLALYRTDLKINAIKPLDSMGVDVQTNISSERQYYTSALSAENLRIDAQWFGREILFDTYIKRQEHNDNVSLKGSLNITDSLYALNLINPEFLVLDKKWKSDSSVRIGIRKDEIRFENQFILQSDSQRIEIMGRVSKDPNSVLNVGLVNVDLEPFGIFLGQDLAGRASGEAFVSGVYDTLKLENNLNLQNLVMASIPIGNLHTESVWNNEEQKLNIEAYLAYGRREVVDISGYYSPKDKENPLNLDAKIIGMKLNIVEPFLNVVADGFKGDVYGAVKIKGKPNQIKLIGEAFVSGGSFRVDYLNTIYHFDDKITFTENQIGVDRLRLYDDADNIAFLDGGIFHDGFKDFVMQLRGEMKKMKVLDTKPHHNDLFYGTAFATGDFELFGALEQLGITINAKSEAGTRIYMPLSNPEDVATQSFIRFVNHTDSTKLDSLQSRLKKEDLSSLKMEFNLDITPDAYIELIFDKKVGDVIRGNGKGRLKMIIDTKGDFNMYGDVEIVKGAYNFTFMNVINKEFNVDRGSHITWSGDPFAAQVDLTATYQQMASLAPLITVSDSSVLASQEIKRRYPVVVDLFLKGDLLTPDIRFDINITQYPALILAGGTPISLESYVAAFKTRIQNDDQEMNKQVFSLILLRRLSTQNAFEGINRSAGSSVSELLSNQLSNLISQVDENLEIDLNVQGLDAQALNTLQLRLSYSFFEGRIRVTREGAFTNVQNQANLASIAGDWTVEYLILPDGKLRMKVYHKNNVNTFNTALQNNSTAGASLLKIFTFDNFKDLFKIKKKKKDVPFVQDNEIRIEE is encoded by the coding sequence TTGCAAAAGCTAAAAAAAATATATCATAATCTTGCTGTTTACCTCCGATGGTTTATGATTCGGGTGGGCAGAACCATACGCTTTTCATTGAAGCTAATGGTAGGTATTTTGCTTTTTTTGCTTTTTCTGACACTTATAGGACAATATTCGGGTACACAAACTTGGGCTGCCAAAATTGGAGCTACTTATTTGAGTGAGCGTTTGGGTTTTCCAATTACTATTGAAAGACTATATTTTTCTGATATTGATAAAGTTACCCTGATAGGACTTAGAGTAATTGACCATACTGACCGTCTTTTTATAGATTCAGACACGTTGAATGCAGATTTGGGTTGGCGAGCTATTTTTGGAGGAGAAGTCATTCAGATTGATAATGTAGAGTTGCGTGGGACACAGTTTAATATGACTATGAATCCTGCCACAGAATCTTGGAATATAAATGAGCTTGTACGAGCTATTTCTGCACTTTCTTCTACTAGTGATACTACTCAAAAGACAAAGGATATTCCCTTTAAAATTAGTAAAGCTAGTTTGCATAATGTACAGTTTTCGCTTCACAATCCTACTAGAGATTCATTAGAAACAGGACTTTTTGATTATAATCACTTTACAATTAGTAATATTTATGGAGAGTTAGATTATTTTAGACTCTTTAAAGATACTGTCGAACTCAATGTTAGGAAAGGAAGCCTGATTGAGCCTTTTGTTGATTTTCCTGTCAGTAATTTGGATGTGTTTTTTCGTTATACCAACAATTCATTAGAATTTCTGAATCTTGATGCACAAATTGGAAATAGTCATTTGAAAGATACTCTTATTTTCAGGTATGATAGTACAGCTTATCTTTCAGAAAATTTTATAGAAAAAGTAGATATTTATGCAAATCTCAAGAATGCTCAACTAGATTTTGCTGATTTGGCTCGTTTTGCCCCTTCTTTAAAAAAATATAAAGAAAGAGTAGTGGCTACTGGCTTAGTTCGTGGAACAGTTGATGATTTGCGTTCGAAAGATTTACGGATTGATTTTGCCAATCAAAGTTTTGTCGATGGAAAGTTTGCTATTCGTGGTTTGCCTGATTATGAAAGTTCCTTTCTTGATTTACGATTTAAAGATGCTCGTCTGACAATTTCTGACATCAAACAATATCTATCTCCTTCTGATTATCAAACCATTTTGCCGTTAGGAATGGTAAATTTTTCAGGGGAATTTTTGGGCTTTCCTTCCGATTTTGTAGCGAATGGAAAATTCAAAACATCCATAGGAAATGCTGTAACTGATATTCACTTAAATACAACAAACAAAACTTATGAAGGAAAATTAAATTTAGTTCGTTTTCAAGCTGGAAAGATGGCAAAAAGTGATTTTTTAGGACAAATAACAGCAAAAGGACAAATAAATGGAAAAGGCTTTACAAAAGAAGAAGCTGATTTGGAAGTAAAAGCTGCTGTTGATAGTATTACATTAAAAAACAAGTTTAAATACTATTCCTATAAAAATATTATAGTAGATGGGCGTTTGAAATATCCATCTTTTACGGGAGAAATGACAATTAATGATGCCAACCTAGTCGCTGATATGCGTGGCAAAATTGACTTACAAGACAGTGTCATTAATGGAAGAATTCGTATCATAAAATCAGATTTACAAAATTTAGGTGTGTCAAAAAAAATTGCTAATCTACAGGGAAATGGTAATTTTAATCTAAAAGGTCTTACTCTAAATTCTATTACAGGAACTGCCGAAATTCGTCAAGCTCAAATTGATTACAATAAAAATAAATTGGCTTTAAGTGTCATTTCATTAAATTCTACACTACAAAATGGTTTTCGTGATATTCATTTAGAATCTGATTATGTTGATTTGGATATAAAAGGAGAGTTTCAATTACAAGATGCTATCGATGATGCAATAAGCACTTTTGAAGAATATCAATTAGAGTTTTTAAACGATTCGGCTTCACAGGTGGCTTATTATGATAAAAAGAAAGAAAAAGTAGAGAAAAATCCTGCTGAAAAAATACCTTATAAAATTGATTATTCTATTGATGTCAAAAAAATAAATCCTCTTGTACAGCTTTTCGAACCTAAATTTTATATTGCTTCTGACTCAAAATTTGATGGGATATTTGAGCGAGATATAGAAAAAAATCAAGTTAAATTTACACTAGATTCTTATATAGACTCACTCTCCTATCAAGATTTGGCATTATATAGAACCGATTTGAAAATTAATGCCATCAAACCGTTAGATTCGATGGGAGTTGATGTTCAGACCAATATTTCCTCAGAAAGACAGTATTATACAAGCGCTCTTTCTGCTGAAAATCTGCGTATTGATGCACAATGGTTTGGAAGAGAAATTTTATTTGATACCTACATAAAGAGACAAGAACATAATGATAATGTTTCATTAAAAGGCTCTTTAAATATTACAGATTCACTTTATGCGCTCAATCTTATCAATCCAGAATTTTTAGTGTTAGATAAAAAGTGGAAAAGTGATTCTTCTGTTAGAATAGGAATACGTAAAGATGAAATTCGTTTTGAAAATCAATTTATTTTACAAAGTGATAGCCAGCGAATAGAAATAATGGGTAGAGTCTCAAAAGACCCAAATTCTGTTTTGAATGTAGGTTTGGTAAATGTAGATTTAGAACCCTTTGGGATATTTCTTGGACAAGACTTGGCAGGACGAGCAAGTGGAGAAGCATTTGTCAGTGGGGTTTATGATACACTAAAATTAGAAAATAACCTTAATCTTCAAAATTTAGTAATGGCATCCATTCCGATTGGAAACCTACATACAGAATCAGTTTGGAATAATGAAGAACAAAAATTAAATATTGAGGCTTATTTGGCATATGGACGTAGAGAAGTTGTCGATATTTCGGGATATTATTCACCAAAAGACAAAGAAAATCCATTGAATTTGGATGCAAAAATTATTGGAATGAAACTCAATATTGTAGAACCATTCTTAAATGTGGTAGCTGATGGTTTTAAAGGAGATGTTTATGGAGCTGTCAAGATAAAAGGAAAACCCAATCAGATAAAATTGATAGGAGAGGCTTTTGTAAGTGGAGGAAGTTTTAGAGTAGATTATCTCAACACAATTTATCATTTTGATGATAAAATTACTTTTACAGAAAATCAAATTGGTGTGGATAGGTTGCGTTTGTATGATGATGCTGATAATATTGCGTTTTTGGATGGTGGTATTTTTCATGATGGTTTTAAGGATTTTGTAATGCAATTGCGTGGAGAAATGAAAAAAATGAAGGTTTTAGATACAAAACCACATCATAACGATCTTTTTTATGGAACTGCCTTTGCAACTGGAGATTTTGAGCTTTTTGGTGCTTTAGAGCAGTTAGGAATTACAATTAATGCAAAGAGTGAAGCAGGAACTCGTATTTATATGCCATTATCAAATCCTGAAGATGTTGCGACACAATCCTTTATTCGTTTTGTCAATCATACTGACTCTACCAAGTTAGATTCTCTTCAAAGTCGTTTGAAAAAAGAAGATTTGTCTAGCTTAAAAATGGAATTTAACTTAGATATTACACCTGATGCTTATATAGAGCTTATTTTTGATAAAAAAGTAGGTGATGTAATCCGTGGAAACGGAAAAGGAAGGCTCAAAATGATTATTGATACAAAAGGTGATTTTAATATGTATGGCGATGTAGAAATTGTAAAAGGAGCATATAATTTTACTTTTATGAATGTCATCAATAAAGAGTTTAATGTCGATAGAGGAAGTCATATTACTTGGAGTGGTGATCCATTTGCAGCACAAGTAGATTTGACAGCAACTTATCAACAAATGGCTTCTCTTGCACCTCTTATTACTGTTTCGGATAGTAGTGTCTTGGCCAGTCAGGAGATAAAAAGACGTTATCCTGTTGTAGTAGATTTGTTTTTGAAAGGTGATTTGCTCACACCTGATATTCGTTTTGATATAAATATAACTCAATATCCTGCTTTGATATTGGCAGGAGGAACACCCATTTCCTTAGAATCTTATGTAGCAGCTTTCAAAACTCGTATCCAAAACGACGACCAAGAGATGAACAAACAGGTTTTTAGTTTGATTTTGCTACGGCGTTTATCGACACAAAATGCCTTTGAGGGAATCAATCGTTCAGCAGGAAGTAGTGTAAGTGAGCTTTTATCGAATCAGCTCAGTAATCTCATTTCTCAAGTAGATGAAAACCTAGAAATAGATTTGAATGTACAAGGATTAGATGCACAAGCATTAAATACATTACAGCTTCGTTTGTCGTATTCTTTTTTTGAGGGTAGGATACGTGTAACTCGGGAAGGTGCGTTTACAAATGTTCAGAATCAAGCTAATTTAGCCAGTATTGCAGGTGATTGGACAGTCGAATATTTGATTTTGCCAGATGGAAAATTGCGTATGAAAGTGTATCATAAAAATAATGTAAATACGTTTAATACAGCACTTCAAAACAACTCTACAGCAGGCGCAAGTCTTCTGAAAATCTTTACTTTTGATAATTTTAAAGACCTTTTCAAAATCAAAAAGAAGAAAAAAGATGTTCCTTTTGTGCAGGATAATGAAATTCGGATTGAGGAATGA
- a CDS encoding pirin family protein produces the protein MNRKDFLKRALKTTLGTGFLISTPVLGNVFGKQTQKKTVNSVTDSDTFLGFNHLPNSSTQSIMANTVFHKANTRGMADHGWLKSAHSFSFASYYNPERMNFGVLRVMNDDIIAGGSGFGTHPHDNMEIISIPIENGLRHKDSMGNTSFIGKNEIQVMSAGTGVQHSEVNDTQETTKFLQIWVIPNKRNVKPRYDQIKLNPADRKNKLQQILSPNADDAGVWIHQNAWFHLGSLETGTKVDYDLKDAAKNGVYIFVLKGKVILKNNNETQELDTKDGFGIWDTKNFELEASQDAEVLLMEVPMS, from the coding sequence ATGAACAGAAAAGATTTTTTAAAGCGAGCTTTAAAGACAACACTTGGAACAGGTTTCTTAATTTCTACACCTGTTTTGGGAAATGTTTTTGGCAAACAAACTCAGAAAAAAACAGTAAATTCTGTTACAGACTCTGACACTTTTTTAGGATTTAATCATTTACCAAACTCTTCAACACAATCTATTATGGCAAATACAGTTTTTCACAAAGCAAATACAAGAGGAATGGCTGACCATGGTTGGCTTAAAAGCGCACATAGTTTTAGTTTTGCATCATATTACAATCCAGAACGTATGAATTTTGGTGTTTTGCGTGTCATGAACGATGATATTATTGCAGGTGGAAGTGGTTTTGGAACGCATCCTCACGACAATATGGAAATTATCAGTATTCCTATAGAAAATGGCTTACGTCATAAAGATAGTATGGGTAATACTTCATTCATAGGGAAAAACGAGATACAGGTAATGAGTGCAGGAACTGGTGTGCAACATAGCGAAGTGAATGACACACAAGAGACGACTAAATTTCTTCAAATTTGGGTCATTCCAAATAAACGAAACGTAAAACCCCGTTACGACCAAATTAAGCTAAATCCAGCAGATAGAAAAAACAAATTACAACAGATTTTGTCGCCTAATGCTGATGATGCAGGTGTTTGGATTCATCAAAATGCGTGGTTTCATTTAGGAAGTCTTGAAACAGGAACAAAAGTAGATTATGATTTGAAAGATGCTGCAAAAAATGGTGTTTATATTTTTGTCTTGAAAGGTAAAGTTATCTTGAAAAATAACAATGAAACACAAGAGTTAGACACAAAAGATGGTTTTGGAATTTGGGACACCAAAAATTTTGAACTTGAAGCCTCACAAGATGCAGAAGTATTATTGATGGAAGTTCCGATGAGTTAG
- a CDS encoding DUF819 family protein, with translation MNSPLFTNDAIVLGILLIVLAIIFVTSNSKNKGWQKFYTYVPALLLCYFIPALLNYPLHLIAAEWFDSDILEFASSLNISIPEGANFNEVKQIFSDNGIEKSQYKGFIKESHLYFVASRYLLPVALVLLCLSIDLKGVLNLGWRAIVMFLTATVGIVIGGAVALFIVHAVSPETVEGTGNNAVWRGLSTIAGSWIGGGANQAAMKEIYQPSGSLFGAMIVIDVIVANIWMGFLLYGANMSDKIDRILKADTSSITALKKKMEDFQAKHARIPSTTDLFVILAIGFGATAGAHFFADLITPIMEGYEKQLNDIGLNSLTSGFFWLVVFATTIGVLLSFTPLRKLEGAGASKIGSVCIYILVATIGMHMNLAEIGQYLGLFFLGIIWMLVHVSILLFVAYLIKAPFFFVAVGSQANIGGAASAPVVASAFSTALAPVGVLLAVLGYALGTYGAIAAAWLMEWVYAGG, from the coding sequence ATGAATTCTCCTCTTTTTACAAACGATGCTATTGTTTTAGGTATTTTACTTATTGTTTTGGCTATTATTTTTGTTACTTCAAATAGTAAAAATAAAGGTTGGCAAAAATTTTATACATATGTTCCTGCTTTGCTTTTGTGTTATTTTATTCCTGCTTTATTAAATTATCCATTGCATCTTATTGCAGCAGAATGGTTTGATTCAGATATTTTGGAATTTGCAAGCTCACTCAATATTTCTATTCCAGAGGGTGCTAATTTTAATGAAGTAAAACAGATTTTTTCAGATAATGGAATCGAAAAAAGTCAGTACAAAGGGTTTATAAAAGAATCTCATCTTTATTTTGTTGCTTCTCGTTATTTATTACCTGTTGCATTGGTTTTGCTTTGTTTGAGCATTGATTTGAAAGGAGTTTTGAATTTGGGTTGGCGTGCCATTGTTATGTTTTTGACTGCAACAGTCGGAATTGTTATCGGTGGTGCTGTTGCTCTTTTTATTGTTCATGCAGTAAGTCCTGAAACAGTAGAAGGAACAGGAAATAATGCTGTTTGGAGAGGTTTATCAACCATTGCAGGAAGTTGGATTGGTGGAGGGGCAAATCAAGCAGCCATGAAAGAAATTTATCAACCAAGTGGAAGTTTGTTTGGTGCAATGATAGTAATTGATGTTATAGTAGCTAATATTTGGATGGGCTTTTTATTATATGGTGCAAATATGAGCGATAAAATAGACAGAATTTTAAAAGCTGATACTTCTTCTATCACAGCTTTAAAGAAGAAAATGGAAGATTTTCAAGCCAAACATGCCCGTATTCCATCTACAACTGATTTATTTGTTATTTTGGCAATTGGTTTTGGTGCAACGGCAGGAGCGCATTTTTTTGCTGATCTTATTACACCAATCATGGAAGGATATGAAAAGCAATTAAATGATATTGGACTTAACTCCCTTACAAGTGGATTCTTTTGGCTGGTAGTTTTTGCCACTACAATCGGTGTTTTGCTTTCTTTTACTCCTCTTCGTAAATTAGAAGGGGCAGGCGCATCAAAAATAGGAAGTGTTTGTATTTATATTCTTGTCGCAACAATCGGAATGCACATGAATTTAGCTGAAATAGGTCAATATTTAGGTCTATTTTTCTTAGGCATTATTTGGATGCTTGTTCACGTTAGTATTTTGCTTTTTGTGGCTTACCTGATAAAAGCACCTTTCTTTTTTGTAGCTGTAGGAAGTCAGGCTAATATTGGTGGTGCTGCTTCTGCGCCTGTGGTAGCTTCGGCTTTTAGTACGGCACTTGCACCTGTAGGTGTTTTATTGGCTGTTTTGGGTTATGCACTCGGAACGTATGGAGCAATTGCAGCAGCTTGGTTGATGGAATGGGTGTATGCAGGAGGGTAA
- a CDS encoding SDR family oxidoreductase yields MKAALITGASSGIGLELAHVMAKEKHNLVLVARSIDKLNELATELTQSHGVKVQTYKADLSNTKEIENLYQQTQNDDIEISYLINNAGFGEYGNFIENDWEKLNSMMQLNMISLVHLTSLFSKDMISSKFGKIMNVASTAAFQPMPYFAVYAATKSFVLSFSEAIASELKDHGITVTALCPGLTGTGFVEAANMGESKFLDKAKSSMATPEEVAEYGYEAMMKGKTVAVHGMINSLMAQSARFLPRDLVTTIAKKVQE; encoded by the coding sequence ATGAAAGCAGCACTTATTACTGGCGCATCTAGTGGAATTGGTCTTGAACTAGCTCATGTGATGGCAAAAGAAAAACATAATTTGGTTTTGGTAGCTCGTAGCATTGACAAACTCAATGAGCTTGCTACTGAACTTACACAATCACACGGTGTAAAAGTTCAGACTTACAAAGCTGACCTAAGCAATACAAAAGAAATTGAAAATCTATATCAACAAACTCAAAATGATGATATTGAAATCAGTTATTTAATAAATAATGCAGGTTTTGGGGAATATGGAAATTTTATAGAAAATGATTGGGAAAAGCTCAATTCGATGATGCAACTAAATATGATTTCATTAGTGCATCTGACCAGTTTGTTTTCAAAGGATATGATAAGTTCTAAGTTTGGTAAAATTATGAATGTGGCTTCAACAGCAGCTTTTCAACCTATGCCTTATTTTGCTGTCTATGCTGCTACAAAATCATTTGTGCTTTCATTTTCAGAAGCAATTGCAAGCGAGCTGAAAGACCATGGCATAACTGTAACAGCACTTTGCCCAGGGCTTACAGGAACAGGTTTTGTAGAAGCAGCCAATATGGGAGAGAGCAAATTTTTAGATAAAGCAAAGTCAAGTATGGCAACTCCAGAAGAAGTTGCAGAATATGGTTATGAAGCCATGATGAAAGGAAAAACGGTTGCTGTACATGGAATGATTAATTCCTTGATGGCACAGTCTGCAAGATTTTTGCCTAGAGATTTGGTAACTACAATTGCTAAAAAAGTACAGGAATAG
- a CDS encoding ADP-ribose polymerase: MIKQHFIPAGSHLPKVPITKFKTAKLVMVTAHNNNKYYEMRQISDDIFSVLYGRVGQRAAINEYSMYQWESKYREKVRKGYKDVTHLFLEELENKSSKNKSTSSNFLNSWSAIKNGEVRELFRHLTQYAQRSIHHNYQVSAADVTMAQVEEAQNVLDNLTKKVDFKSNKVSKKDLENFDTIGFNALLLELYGVIPRKMESVQNYLLEYTAGKNVSKQVLQKARNILTHEQETLDVMRGEVELRIQQNKKDNLKAKATRNKTQDEKTLLDALGIEVSILDEKKSVDAIQIKRIKKMMQEEVGKFVNAYSVKDIAQEQIFATALKKSKYRTTDLLWHGSRNENWLSILKTGLVLRPTNALITGKMFGYGLYFADKCRKSLNYTSLAGSFWTSGNDKKAFLAIYEVHTGRQLKIEEYEDWCAGLTYENLKNQNSEADSLFAKGGIDLFNNEFIIYKENQCTIRYLVEVHY, encoded by the coding sequence ATGATTAAGCAACATTTTATTCCTGCTGGTTCTCATTTACCAAAAGTGCCTATTACTAAATTCAAAACAGCGAAACTAGTAATGGTAACAGCTCACAACAACAATAAATACTATGAAATGCGACAGATTTCTGATGATATTTTTTCGGTATTATATGGAAGAGTAGGGCAGCGAGCAGCCATAAATGAATATTCAATGTATCAATGGGAAAGCAAATACAGAGAAAAAGTACGGAAAGGATATAAAGATGTAACCCATTTATTTTTAGAAGAACTGGAAAATAAATCATCAAAGAATAAATCAACTTCTTCTAATTTTTTAAACTCTTGGTCAGCTATCAAAAATGGAGAAGTTCGTGAGCTTTTTCGTCATCTGACACAGTATGCACAGCGTTCGATTCATCATAATTACCAAGTTTCGGCTGCTGATGTTACAATGGCACAAGTAGAAGAAGCCCAAAATGTGTTGGATAACTTAACTAAAAAAGTAGATTTTAAATCGAATAAAGTAAGCAAAAAAGACTTAGAAAATTTTGATACAATCGGATTTAACGCTCTTTTATTAGAACTTTATGGAGTTATTCCACGAAAAATGGAAAGTGTTCAGAATTATCTTTTAGAATACACAGCAGGAAAAAATGTTTCGAAACAGGTTTTACAAAAAGCTAGAAACATCTTGACACATGAACAAGAAACACTAGATGTAATGCGTGGCGAAGTAGAATTACGAATACAGCAAAACAAGAAAGACAATTTAAAAGCAAAAGCAACAAGAAATAAAACACAAGACGAAAAAACACTTTTAGATGCCTTAGGAATTGAAGTCAGTATTTTAGATGAAAAAAAATCAGTTGATGCCATTCAAATTAAGCGTATCAAAAAAATGATGCAAGAAGAAGTTGGAAAATTTGTCAATGCATACTCAGTAAAAGACATCGCTCAAGAACAGATTTTTGCTACTGCTCTCAAAAAAAGCAAGTACAGAACAACAGATTTACTCTGGCATGGAAGTCGAAATGAAAACTGGCTTTCTATCTTAAAAACAGGTTTGGTTTTACGTCCTACTAATGCACTTATTACAGGAAAAATGTTTGGCTACGGACTTTATTTTGCTGATAAATGCCGAAAATCTTTGAATTATACATCTCTTGCAGGTTCTTTTTGGACATCAGGAAATGATAAAAAAGCCTTTTTAGCAATCTATGAAGTACATACAGGCAGGCAGCTCAAAATTGAAGAATATGAAGATTGGTGCGCTGGTCTGACTTATGAAAACCTAAAAAATCAAAACTCAGAAGCTGATTCTCTTTTTGCAAAAGGTGGTATTGATTTATTCAATAATGAATTCATAATCTACAAAGAAAATCAATGTACAATTCGATATTTGGTCGAAGTGCATTACTAG
- a CDS encoding zinc metalloprotease, whose protein sequence is MSFSQRTCGTELDLEQIRKNEPERFRHIMEIEKFISEHIPNENQRIIDPNGTIIIPVVVHILHDGSTVGSKFNPAMLTVQTQINVLNQDYNRLNADRTRTPDVFQGVAASMDIEFRLACIDPNGNPTTGVTRKNVGNREFTTTTNEVANGIKFNSTGGQDAWDTNKYLNIWVCKLSGISLGYTQSIDKYLTNPNTDGVVINTTNFGYDGIVQAPHERGRTATHEVGHWMGLRHIWGGDEKTCSDDDFVNDTPVQYYYNDVCRPSSSCGNEPNGDMFMNFMDYTPDACMNLFTEGQKARARANFMNVGVRASFANGNFNLSEVSSSRSCSSLTVSLRNQSCLPVT, encoded by the coding sequence ATGAGTTTTTCACAACGTACTTGTGGAACAGAACTAGATTTAGAGCAAATTAGAAAAAATGAGCCTGAACGATTTAGGCATATTATGGAAATAGAAAAATTCATTTCTGAGCATATTCCTAATGAAAATCAGCGAATCATTGATCCAAATGGAACAATTATTATTCCTGTTGTAGTGCACATTTTGCACGATGGTTCGACTGTTGGTAGTAAATTTAATCCTGCCATGCTTACTGTACAGACGCAAATAAATGTACTTAATCAAGATTATAATCGTTTGAATGCTGATCGTACTCGTACACCTGATGTATTCCAAGGTGTAGCTGCTAGTATGGATATAGAATTTCGTTTAGCTTGTATTGATCCTAATGGAAATCCTACTACTGGTGTTACTCGTAAAAACGTGGGAAATAGAGAATTTACTACTACTACTAATGAAGTAGCTAATGGTATAAAATTTAATAGTACAGGAGGACAAGATGCTTGGGACACAAATAAATATCTTAATATTTGGGTATGTAAGTTGAGTGGAATATCTCTAGGGTATACTCAATCTATTGACAAATACTTGACTAATCCAAATACTGATGGAGTTGTTATTAATACTACTAATTTTGGTTATGATGGAATTGTTCAAGCTCCACATGAGAGAGGACGTACTGCTACTCATGAGGTAGGGCATTGGATGGGTTTAAGGCATATATGGGGAGGTGATGAGAAAACCTGTAGTGATGATGATTTTGTAAATGATACTCCTGTCCAGTATTATTATAATGACGTATGCCGACCATCAAGTTCTTGTGGTAATGAGCCAAATGGAGATATGTTTATGAATTTTATGGACTACACTCCTGATGCTTGTATGAATCTATTTACAGAAGGACAAAAAGCTAGAGCAAGGGCAAACTTTATGAATGTAGGTGTTCGTGCTAGTTTTGCTAATGGAAACTTTAATCTTAGTGAGGTATCTTCTTCTAGGTCGTGTTCTTCTCTGACTGTTTCTTTGAGAAATCAGTCTTGTCTTCCTGTTACTTAG
- a CDS encoding T9SS type A sorting domain-containing protein, with protein sequence MFIQPHTAGFISFRVRVLGYCGWSAWKLFQYPVTNCGAGGIFFKTYPNPVKESLTIDFTTDSKENQKQASLEEVKIEFYNSYQKLVFETTFKEEQKDRKINIDTNKLPNGVYYLKLINKKEVYTERIVIEK encoded by the coding sequence ATGTTTATTCAACCTCATACAGCAGGTTTTATTTCTTTTAGAGTGCGTGTACTGGGCTATTGTGGTTGGTCGGCTTGGAAACTTTTTCAATATCCTGTTACAAATTGTGGTGCTGGAGGTATTTTTTTCAAAACCTATCCAAATCCTGTAAAGGAAAGCCTAACTATAGATTTTACTACTGATAGTAAGGAAAATCAAAAACAAGCAAGTTTGGAAGAAGTAAAAATAGAGTTTTATAATTCCTACCAAAAGCTAGTATTTGAAACTACATTTAAAGAAGAACAAAAAGACAGAAAAATTAATATTGATACCAACAAACTACCAAACGGAGTTTATTATCTCAAACTAATCAATAAAAAAGAAGTCTATACAGAAAGAATTGTGATAGAAAAATAA